Proteins from a genomic interval of Zingiber officinale cultivar Zhangliang chromosome 2A, Zo_v1.1, whole genome shotgun sequence:
- the LOC122043864 gene encoding predicted GPI-anchored protein 58, with translation MSNYTGQKRPSTLGSFRVRSSYAAISRSAPRSTLRSAAIPAASSAFRSASRSARHVRFADDPTSQSAPSLSARRPRTPPEELDSDDQPLLHRFRRWHIGSDLTPEDSSAPQASRPSSTFVPRPRASSVPVTPADAPSTTTAETISQGSRGKAPIIKEGNPAEPSSIPIVSPISDVPLRMSNTSSRPLSTSASSQPQGAAAGFFARPLPNEHNRDPLTHTLPTLLTL, from the coding sequence ATGTCGAATTATACCGGCCAGAAGAGACCTTCAACACTCGGCTCCTTCCGGGTCCGTAGCAGCTATGCCGCGATTTCCCGATCAGCTCCCAGATCCACCCTCAGGTCGGCCGCCATACCTGCTGCTAGCTCAGCTTTCCGATCAGCTTCTCGATCGGCCCGTCATGTGCGCTTTGCTGATGATCCTACAAGCCAAAGTGCTCCTTCCCTTTCAGCTCGTCGACCTCGGACCCCACCCGAGGAGTTGGACTCAGACGACCAACCCCTTCTGCACAGGTTTCGACGCTGGCACATAGGGTCGGACCTGACCCCCGAGGATTCATCTGCCCCACAGGCTTCCAGGCCTTCTTCTACTTTTGTTCCTCGTCCACGTGCTTCTAGTGTTCCCGTGACCCCTGCTGACGCGCCATCCACAACTACTGCCGAGACCATTTCACAAGGTTCAAGGGGGAAAGCTCCAATTATAAAGGAGGGAAACCCCGCAGAGCCTTCCTCAATTCCCATAGTGTCCCCTATATCGGACGTACCTCTAAGGATGTCTAACACTTCCTCTCGACCTTTGTCTACCTCAGCCTCTTCCCAACCTCAGGGTGCCGCCGCTGGCTTTTTCGCTCGTCCTTTACCTAACGAACACAACCGGGACCCTCTCACTCATACCCTCCCAACCCTCCTGACCTTGTAG